Below is a genomic region from Eupeodes corollae chromosome 1, idEupCoro1.1, whole genome shotgun sequence.
TaccaaaatttgataatttataaattagtgaattccggttGATAGTATCAAATGCTGccctaaaatcaatgaaaaagacatgaagtttttgtttgctATCGATGAAACGTTTTGCTATATTGGAGAGTGCGAAGATTTGATCCACAGTTGAAAGACCGAAACCAGCTTGGAAAGTGCTgagcaatttgtttttttttttacccatATTTGGAAATtgggtaaatatttttctcaaacaagGAAGAATCGAAATGCCCCTATAGTTTGCTGGTGAGctaggatctccttttttaaaaattggacaaaTTTGTGACATTAAAAATGACTGAGGTATTCCTTCTTTTTCAagaagcttattaaaaaaatcaagaagaagATTTATGAAAGACGGGgatgagtttttataaaattcagctggaATTCCATCTAGCCCGGCTGCcttgttgtttttcatgtttttaaggGTTGCTTGCAATTCATATAGTTGCTTGCAATTATATAAGACCTTCTCAAACTATCAAACGCGTGCGCGGTGTTGTTCATCAGAGAAGCTGGATTTTGAAATTCACCGATTCTAGCATTTAAATCgcctaatattaaaatattcctAAAATCGATTTCACTTAAAAAGGATTGCAGTTCAATAAAATCGTTATTCCAATTACTATAATTTAAATAGGTTGGAAGAATGTAATATTGTTCATGCCTGTAATTTAACATTATTACCGTCTTTCTCCCTACAGATTTAATACTAACACAGCTTTTTAGACCACATCGTACTGCTATCAAATAACCTCCACTAGCTCTACCAAAAATACTACTGCGGGTGgcaggaataaataaaaaaatctttgaaaaattttgcGAATTGTGTTTCAGGACCATCTTTGAGAAAAGTCTCTAACagaataataatatcaaaatttaatataaacctaaaaaaatctggaattgttaatttgtttttaaggccAGATacattataacttaaaatttttaaattcaaaattacttGGCAGACGGCAACACTATCGTACAATTGATGATGTTGACTCCGCTGAACACTGCATCCAGGCTGTTGATGTTGACTGTATAATGGCGCTGCTATCGCATAGGATTCTTTATTATTGTTGTAGCTGTCAAAGAATCGTAGGCCACCCTTGTATATAAACTgaaatatatgaaatatatatacaaagagGCCACTATCTCCAAAAGTGTTTTTGACAAACGAATATTCCTCCGCATTGTTTACAATCAATTCTCGTGCAAAGTTGAAAGAAAACGCGAAGttattgatatatttatttCCAGCAAAAGATTGGTGCAATAAGATGAATGCtttattcaagtattttttttcaaaaagaaacagtgcatttacaattttatttaaattataaatccattttaaatttttaatgaaaaaatttcattttaccgAACAGCGGACtgccaaaagccaaacaaaattccatttcgttttactgcTGATGTTCCAATTTTgtactgttccgatcacatctttaaaaaattttaccgaTGAAAGCAACAGTAACAAAATTGTCTGGGGCGCGAAGCTCTATGTTATGATCGAAAggaaacaacaatttaattacgTAAATTTGATGATTGCTATAAACGATTATCAGTAAAACATATCAGATTccttctgttttaaattttactgataatTATAACCAGCCTCTAAGCAAAAGAAAAGAattcaattacaaaatttatcacAATACACATACaacttaaaaatatcctttttttacttgtttttctGCAATTTCGTTGCGTCTTTCGAGTTGTTCAATCACTTTGGTTTGGAACATTGTATCCTGCCCTTGTATATAAACTGAATAGTATTATCTTTGTGCCTGGTTACACGAGCGCAAAAAAGAATTGCTTTTGTGGATACacacagaaaaacaaattaagtgggCATGCAAGAAAATTTGACAATACAGGAACAGTcggaaattaaaacacaaaaactataCTCAGCGTCAGGTACTTTCTTTTCGAATAAACTATTataagttattattattgtttttgtttgctagAGCTTATTTGGATTACGATGTGgtgataatttttttagtaaaacatACATAATGCAGGAAGATTTGTTGGCAGCAGCAGGATATATGACGTGTGTTGCAGCTGCTTTGTCATTATATGCGGCTGCAAAAGAAAAGCAAGAAAcatcaaattctaaataaagGGAATGGGTTAAGACATGGAGACTGAAAAGGATTGAAAATAGCTCATTTAAGTTCTTGTATGATGAACTTCGTCTGAATGACAAAGATAGTTATCGTCATTATTTAAGAATGGACGAAGAatgtttcaatgaaattttaaaacttgtggAACCCTTGATTCTCGAAGAGACGACTCAAATGAGAGATCCGATTGATCGTCGAGAAAGTTTGGCCATGTTACTACGTTTTCTTGCTACTGGGGAATCTTACAGGAGCTTGGACTTTCAAAACCGGCTATCGCACTCATTCATTAGCAAATTTATACCCAGATGTTGCTCTGCCATTTATTCATCTTTAAAAGGaagatatttaaaagtttgttatGCGATAACGATGATTTTACTTTGAATTTATGCATTTTTGCTTTTAGTTTCCGAGGAGCTTTATGGAGTGAGAGGATGTGGCTGAAGGTTATTCACGTCGATGGAGTTTTCCATTATGTTTAGGTGCCATGGACGGCAAGCACATAGGTTTTAGAGCTTCCAAGACGGATGGTGCTATATATTATAACtataaaggttaaaaaaaaaaaacaaaatatgagcaATGAACAATACCTACcacagttttttaaaactaaacaaaaataaaaattaacaaaacaaaaaaacgaaacacaaaaaagactattaattatttataaaaaatcttcgTCATCAAAAACATCTTCCATTGAACTTTCAATTATGTTTCTGTTTGATGAACTTGTAGAATTGGAATTTTCTTCATCGGTGACTTCAGACAACAACCTTACTCTGGAATAATTGGTAAATCTTGATGGAGTTGAAGATCTTGACGGTGGTACGGTTACATTACATTGTTTGATTTGGAATTGTTTAACGATGTCATATATCTTCCACTTCATCTCCCGCATCAGATCTTCATCCTTTACAACTATCATTTCCTCTTCTAAATTGCCTAAGAAATGCCGAAGAACTGAGGATGGTTTGTTTGTTATCGCATTAGCTATTTTATCAGCCGCTGAAAGCGCCTGTAGCGCTTTGAGTTCCATGTTTGATACACTACCTTTCCgtttctattgaaaaaaaaagcatttttgtagttaatTGGAATATGATAGTATGATTgtagatgtatgtatgtattaaaaCTCTCCCAAATTTTATGAAACcacttaaaatatgtatatataaaatgaaagcTCTTGACTCCCCGAGTACGAATATGTGCGCGACAGACTGTATCCACTTTAAGTACTGTTCCGATGTCACCTTTCATGCTCTCTTCAAAATCTAGACAACAACGCTCTGTCATTTCTGGACACACCAATCctcttacatacatacatacatcgcGTATTGATCTGcaaattgaaaatctatttatttcCACCTGTATGATGTGGGTTTTGTATTGATAATCCTTCTACGGTATCACTACTACTATGCCGATTTTAATGAAGAGATGGCTGACTACTAGAGAAGGCTGACCTCACAAGACATCACGCTAGGCAAGGCAATATAATAGccttaaaatagtttaaacacTCATTCgggaaataaatacatatactcttaaCCTACCTACCGGAACTGTTGTATGTAAGGGTCTGGATGTCTTTTCCGATGATGTGGGATCAAAATGCTCCACAAACTTAAATGTtcattaacataaaatatttatttaattttcaattctaatttgacttaccgacaaaaatgaaatatttgactcTCCAACAACCTCATCACCGGTGTTATCCCAGAAATTGAGCCTGTCGTAGCACCACAATATAGGCACATACACTTCATTTGCACCCACACCACTTCTTTTTGAACGGATAatgctatttttttcttttaaatattgcgTTTGAAGTGTTCTAAGCTTAAGAATAACATCTTTCACAAACTTTGTGACTTTTTAACCCGGTTTTTATAGTCAGCGtgacaaatttgaaataaatttagtcTTGTACCACTTCTAATAATTTAAGCGTTTGAACTCAAGTCCAACTAGCCATTgccttaaaataattgttttttgaattaaaaaaagaaatgaaaacagcactagcaaaacaaaagcaaatttgTTGTTTACTTCGACAgcaaatagaaatgaaaatgtaTGTCAAAAGGAGATCGTTTTGAGAAAGAAACATGATTTTTAACGCAAAACTCATAACTGAAAATGAGGAAAAAGACGAAACTTGGAATTTTTTCCATCCCTTtccttctttctaaaaatcatccGTTCTCTTTCttgaattaattcttttttgcgCTTGTGTAACCAGGcactttgtatattaatttgaatagtattatcatgaaacacaaaataaataattaaattactcaaatgtaaacaaaaattagtcgttgccaacgttacttgatatttgttttattcatacctatcaatgtatagaaggtatgcatatacaatacatttagttgtacgtgttttagattttttagcagaaaattgtatcatttgattttagattttctatttttgtgaaatctgaaaatttaaaagcaacgttttcaaatttcagttttgaTACAATTCTACGttgccatattttgaatttttccatagcaaatacattcgatgtaggtattttttaaatttgttttttttttattgtaatgtgGGTAGTGGGTGGGTTGGGTAGGTATGTAGAAAAGTAAGTATTAAGGAAGTTGGTGTGTATTAAGCTGAATTGTAAGGACTAAAGTCGTTTCGTAATTGGAGTCAAGTCATGACTCAAGCTACAATTAAACAATGAACTTAAAGGGCTAACGCATTGACTCTGTGACgtcataaaaacatataaatattctGTGTCAACGTTCAAAGCGTCAATGCTTAAGATGTTGACTATCACACGattagacaaaataatttttatttaagccaacgttatttttatttttttcatataatggtgtgaaagaatgttaaaatGGGTACAGTGTAAGCATATTACATAATTATTGTGTGATTTTGAATTATTGTAGATCTACAAATGACGTCTATTTGACGTCAAAGATTCAACGCATTGACCGTTTACGTTGACCTTCTAATAGTAGCTTCAgacttttttctaaacaaaatgtaGGGAAGTTTCTAGGGAATaactttgttaaattaatgtattaaacCAAAAAGGTAACAAAACCTACTATTCTTCTCACCCTaattttggttgttttaaaaaacggaCAAATGGCTAAAGATTACTACACTATCTTCAAATATTTGGTTTGTCAAATGGTTTTGGTTTGTCAGGTgtaatgaattatttaaattatcacgttttaaaaatgacattctaattttaaggaatttaattaaggaataaagataaaaaaccttaacattgaagaaatacacatcaaatttcaaatcaaaattaaatacattttttatttccaacaaaatCCTTGTCAATTTTAATCTTCACCTCAATtactattgatttatttctacGATGCTAACATCAAATTaactaaaaagagtttttaaataagtgattAAAGCTGTTATTTTAACATGAGTATATTTTCAATGTAGCGGCTCGGACGCaacccgcactgataacttcccattccgattAACTACTTAActgttgaattttaataaaaattaggtaaatgtggcaaataatattttctgtgagataaaactaatttgaagccaatgtttttaatttttgaaaaggaatttgaggtaaaagtacatttttaccaagtatcagtattgtttttttttatattttgtacaaaaactgtcaattaaatttttctcataattttaccagatgtcaaaaacattattttttgttacataaaattgttttggagataaaatcattttttgttcgtataattTTCTAGgcgaacaatattttgtttttcagtttttttgatttacaaaaaaaaacgtttattggaatttttcaaaaaatatatttcttttgtatcgtcgtgagatatttagggttaatcaaaatacttaccctttttttcaaattactatgtcaaaaaaaccacccatgcaattttctggAGAAcccttttgcatctttctgcattattatctgtcggtataaaaatatttatttgaagtcgatatctccactgaTTCTTGAGcaatggatgacgaaaaaagttCCCAAACTTACGGATGCACgaacgtacatatgtatatacgtacacgcacagacaactctctaaaaatcttttatttcgactctagggaccttgaacgtcgagaaatgtcaaaattttgaatttgacaaatcggactcattacactaacttcctatgttaagttaaaaatgttcgcactattgttagcatggtttaaaaatatttgtctcatttgaaaatgattagaaaaaaatagggaaaaccttaatttttctaattggcaaccacaaaaagtttgtattctaatttttcttcaattttttgtcctgtgtgtttttttaaatgatttcattgccaatcaaccaatcaaacaatcaaaataacaaattatacaaaatataaataataaattataacaaaaatgtattttcattgactccctcgaactttcgctgaatttgtatacattcttctctatcttctgttttttctaataatctggaagtttattattttatgttgtaaTTCTCGCTCATTTTTACTCCCACCCCAATACATTCCACATGCAAAACATGTGGAACGAATTGTTTAGGAAGTCGTAAGAAGATGTCAGGTCGAGCGTTTCTtcttcatgatagtactattcaattatatatacaaaggtattatcatggaacagaaaattttggtacgaaaggCGGACCATGAGGGCGCTGTGTGTACGGAAATTTGGCGTGGAAGCTAAGAGCgactggaaaataaaattttgaaagcaagAGTGGGAATGAAAGgagtatattattttgttctcataagctttgtatatatatttgaatagtactatcatgaaggAGGAACGCTCGACCTGACATCTTCCTACGACTTCCTAAACAATTCGTTCCACATGTTTAACGTGTGGAATGTATTGCGGTGAGGGAAGAATGAGCGagaattccaatataaaataataattttccagataattgaagaaatgaagatagagaagaatgtatacaaatttagcGATAGTTGGAGGGAGTGAAATGAAAAggcatttttgttattatttttcaatgcatattctatacaaatatgtataatgTGTTATTTTTGCTTGGTAGGTATTGaggaatattgaaaaatatcaacaagGCAAAAAAGGATTGAATGAGTACAAACTGTTTCCGGTTcccaatttgaaactttaagTAGGTActtctttttcaaattcgacTAAAATGGTAAtgagaaagaaaattaatataatgCTCATAATGGTcagatatttattgtttgttttttataaggTTAAATATAGGTAGATATTATATCACCTTCACAATGTtggatatttttagaaatataacgAACAAATGTAGATTAATGTTTTCTATTCCTTAAGCATAGTAAATACGCAATCATATAGGTAGTTACAAATCacagtattaatttattttatttttaaaatccatttaagAGTATGTATGCCTATATGAAGTTGTTAACATAACTAGGttaatttagaataaaattcAGGTGAagattaaaattacatttcagtgattgttcacttaaaaaaattagcaattcctataattttaattgtgaaacatgttttatgtaatataaaatggttttaaatttcatacgttaaaatttgaaatctacTGTAGTTCAcggaaacattaaaataaaattttagttcaCGTAAATGCATTTTCGTATACCTATTGGTAGGTACGCATTTATAAggtgaaatgaaaaacaaatcttataTTACTAGTAAATTATTCTATTATATTCACGTTCAAAAGTGGCAGCCCTGTCCTATTTCTTTCGAATGTAAATTGCagcgtttttttatttatatttaaaattggttCGTTGCcttcaatcaattcaaattcaaaactttcaaaatttcaactttgGCGGTTGTGcgattttgtgtattttttgtaaaaaaaccgtcaattcgattttcttcaaaattctatcgaatgttaaaaacaaagtagttaaatgccaatatctacaatttttgaaaagatatttgagtcgaaaatcaatttttaccaacttttattaattttttttgtaggtttttattttttataaaaaaaactgtcaattcgatttttctcaaaattttattgaatgttgaaaacaatatttcttataagataaaataagtcaattcgattttcttcaaaattctatcgaatattgaaaacaaagtaGTTA
It encodes:
- the LOC129942815 gene encoding uncharacterized protein LOC129942815 — translated: MELKALQALSAADKIANAITNKPSSVLRHFLGNLEEEMIVVKDEDLMREMKWKIYDIVKQFQIKQCNVTVPPSRSSTPSRFTNYSRVRLLSEVTDEENSNSTSSSNRNIIESSMEDVFDDEDFL